One window of Anaeromyxobacter diazotrophicus genomic DNA carries:
- a CDS encoding sulfurtransferase TusA family protein, translated as MAEKTLDCLGEACPVPLIRTQRALADLAVGDVLVVQIDHSCAMKNIPEWAEKSGHDYEIQEVDDGQWEIAIEKAS; from the coding sequence ATGGCGGAGAAGACGCTCGATTGCCTCGGCGAAGCCTGCCCCGTCCCGCTCATCCGGACGCAGCGCGCGCTGGCGGACCTGGCGGTGGGCGACGTGCTGGTGGTGCAGATCGACCACTCCTGCGCGATGAAGAACATCCCGGAGTGGGCCGAGAAGAGCGGCCACGACTACGAGATCCAGGAAGTGGACGACGGGCAGTGGGAGATCGCCATCGAGAAGGCGAGCTGA
- a CDS encoding YeeE/YedE thiosulfate transporter family protein, which produces MAPPAEGQAGGAFPHAVTAAAPPLRWRDRETYKTLFVHPWTYTAGAVILALLNIALLAATGKAWGVTTSLAYWGSWAWEALGGDPHRWAYFAEVKPAFNAPGFNLLKDAGSLTNLGIVAGALLSVLLAGQFRVKRLKSRRQIAAAVLGGLVMGLGARIAFGCNIGDLFTAVPSMSLHGWVFMVSIFLGAMAGSKLLIKYFI; this is translated from the coding sequence ATGGCGCCCCCCGCGGAAGGCCAGGCCGGCGGCGCGTTTCCCCACGCCGTGACCGCCGCAGCGCCGCCGCTCCGGTGGCGCGATCGCGAGACCTACAAGACCCTCTTCGTCCACCCGTGGACCTACACGGCCGGGGCGGTGATCCTGGCGCTGCTCAACATCGCGCTGCTCGCCGCCACCGGGAAGGCCTGGGGCGTCACCACCTCGCTCGCCTACTGGGGGAGCTGGGCCTGGGAGGCGCTCGGGGGCGATCCGCACCGGTGGGCGTACTTCGCGGAGGTGAAGCCGGCCTTCAACGCGCCGGGGTTCAACCTGCTCAAGGACGCCGGCTCCCTCACCAACCTCGGCATCGTCGCCGGGGCGCTGCTCTCCGTCCTGCTCGCCGGGCAGTTCCGGGTGAAGCGCCTCAAGTCGCGGCGGCAGATCGCGGCGGCCGTCCTCGGCGGGCTGGTGATGGGCCTCGGGGCGCGCATCGCGTTCGGCTGCAACATCGGCGACCTGTTCACGGCGGTGCCCTCGATGTCGCTTCACGGCTGGGTGTTCATGGTCTCCATCTTCCTCGGCGCCATGGCCGGCTCGAAGCTCCTCATCAAGTACTTCATCTGA